From a single Micromonospora sp. WMMD1102 genomic region:
- a CDS encoding low temperature requirement protein A, which produces MADTPIDPLLRTEASSQRATFLELFLDLVFVFALTRVSQRLVEDFTSDQGILLSEAGQTLLLFLALWFIWASTAWATSTQEPETLAVQGVVVVTVVCSMVVAVALPEGFGDRGLIFAGAYLAVQYGRVGFFLLATRGRSVPGDPDTPRRVLFWAGMTTLPWLVGGLAGENVLRGVFWSIAIGVDYLGFTLGWPTPRLGRARHGGQPFAGEHLAERYQQFLLIALGELILVTGISFSSTEGAAFTPARSAALGLALLTTVLLWRIYFYRAGHVLPNAIIQARDPTRLGLAAAYTHLVMIAGIVLTGVGYELSITHPFGHTAPAWLIAILGGPALFLAGRAGFEFQVFARVSWTRVAGLVLLAASAVVVPVTTRLPLLTVAGVTAAVLLGVALSDLRRAWGQSPEQPAPPV; this is translated from the coding sequence ATGGCTGATACGCCGATCGATCCGCTCCTGCGTACCGAGGCCAGTTCGCAACGGGCCACCTTTCTGGAACTCTTCCTGGACCTGGTCTTCGTCTTCGCGCTCACCCGGGTCTCCCAGCGGCTGGTCGAGGACTTCACCAGCGATCAGGGCATCCTGCTCTCCGAGGCCGGCCAGACCCTGCTGCTCTTCCTGGCGCTCTGGTTCATCTGGGCCTCGACGGCTTGGGCCACCAGCACCCAGGAGCCCGAGACGTTGGCCGTGCAGGGCGTCGTGGTGGTGACCGTGGTGTGCAGCATGGTGGTGGCGGTCGCCCTCCCGGAGGGGTTCGGCGACCGGGGCCTGATCTTCGCCGGCGCGTACCTCGCGGTCCAGTACGGCCGTGTCGGGTTCTTCCTGCTGGCCACGCGGGGTCGGTCCGTTCCGGGCGACCCTGATACGCCGCGTCGGGTGCTCTTCTGGGCCGGGATGACCACCCTGCCGTGGCTCGTCGGTGGACTGGCCGGTGAGAACGTCCTGCGGGGGGTGTTCTGGAGCATCGCGATCGGCGTGGACTACCTCGGCTTCACCCTGGGCTGGCCGACGCCCCGACTCGGCCGGGCACGCCACGGGGGGCAGCCGTTCGCCGGGGAGCACCTGGCCGAGCGCTACCAGCAGTTCCTGTTGATCGCGCTCGGCGAGCTGATCCTGGTCACCGGGATCAGCTTCAGCAGCACCGAGGGGGCCGCCTTCACCCCGGCCAGGAGTGCCGCGCTCGGGCTGGCGCTGCTGACCACGGTGCTGCTCTGGCGGATCTACTTCTACCGGGCCGGGCACGTACTACCGAACGCGATCATCCAGGCGCGGGATCCGACGCGGCTCGGCCTGGCCGCCGCCTACACGCACCTGGTCATGATCGCCGGCATCGTGCTCACCGGGGTCGGCTACGAACTGTCCATCACCCACCCGTTCGGGCACACCGCGCCCGCCTGGCTGATCGCCATCCTGGGCGGTCCCGCGCTCTTCCTGGCCGGTCGGGCCGGTTTCGAGTTCCAGGTGTTCGCTCGGGTCTCCTGGACCCGGGTGGCCGGCCTGGTCCTGCTGGCGGCGTCTGCGGTGGTGGTACCGGTGACGACCCGGTTGCCACTGCTGACCGTCGCCGGCGTCACCGCAGCGGTGCTGCTCGGGGTGGCCCTGTCCGACCTACGCCGGGCATGGGGACAGTCGCCCGAGCAGCCGGCGCCGCCGGTCTGA
- a CDS encoding MFS transporter has translation MVLVVLFAGAFAMGSAEMLVMGIIDLVAVGLAVSLPAAGVLITAFALGVALGGPLLALLTASLDRRVVLLGAAATFVLLNLVPVLVADYSLFIVARAAVGAVQGLFIAAALTTAAGIVPADRAGRAMATVISGFAAASALGLPLGALVGRTLGWRASFAGLVILGSGVFLAIYLVLPSVPSVRESRARTQLRHAFAPRVLAVLVLCGLVFVAVQSTLTYLVPYLRDVTGVSGTAVTGFLIAFGVATTVGTAAGGRLADSHAERTLKLGCLGMTISLLAMYLSGARAGVALVAVIGIGAFAMGLAPALQTRTMSLAGPGAALAASLPASAASGGDAIGAMVGAVAIGQWGIPAAVLAGAVVALTAVAVAVATGRLHHPVPPSLEDTRRAVEPVPA, from the coding sequence ATGGTTCTTGTCGTGTTGTTCGCTGGGGCGTTCGCGATGGGCAGTGCGGAGATGCTGGTCATGGGAATCATCGATCTGGTCGCCGTCGGCCTTGCGGTGTCGCTCCCGGCCGCCGGGGTGCTCATCACCGCCTTTGCCCTCGGCGTGGCGCTCGGCGGCCCGTTGCTCGCTCTGCTGACGGCATCGCTCGACCGCCGAGTGGTCCTGCTCGGCGCGGCCGCAACTTTCGTCCTGCTCAACCTGGTACCCGTGCTGGTCGCCGACTACTCGCTCTTCATCGTCGCCCGCGCCGCGGTCGGCGCGGTCCAGGGTCTGTTCATTGCTGCTGCGCTGACCACGGCGGCAGGCATCGTGCCGGCCGATCGCGCCGGCCGCGCTATGGCCACCGTGATCTCCGGGTTCGCCGCCGCGAGTGCCCTGGGCCTTCCGCTGGGGGCGCTGGTGGGCCGGACCCTCGGGTGGCGTGCCTCGTTCGCGGGACTCGTCATCCTCGGATCCGGAGTGTTCCTCGCCATCTACCTGGTACTCCCCTCGGTCCCCTCGGTGCGGGAGAGTCGTGCCAGGACCCAGCTGCGTCATGCCTTCGCGCCGCGAGTGCTCGCGGTACTGGTGCTGTGCGGCCTGGTCTTCGTGGCTGTCCAGTCGACACTGACCTACCTCGTGCCGTATCTGCGCGACGTCACCGGGGTTTCCGGGACTGCGGTGACGGGATTCCTGATCGCCTTCGGGGTGGCGACCACGGTCGGCACGGCGGCGGGGGGACGCCTGGCCGATAGCCACGCCGAGCGCACGCTGAAACTGGGGTGTCTCGGAATGACGATCTCGCTGCTGGCGATGTACCTGTCCGGCGCCCGGGCGGGAGTGGCGCTGGTCGCCGTGATCGGCATCGGAGCATTCGCCATGGGACTCGCACCGGCCTTGCAGACCCGAACAATGAGCCTCGCCGGGCCTGGAGCGGCGCTGGCGGCCTCGCTTCCGGCGTCTGCGGCCAGTGGTGGTGACGCCATCGGCGCAATGGTCGGAGCTGTCGCGATCGGACAGTGGGGGATTCCCGCCGCGGTCCTCGCAGGAGCCGTGGTTGCCCTGACGGCTGTCGCCGTCGCCGTCGCCACCGGCCGACTCCACCACCCGGTCCCGCCGAGCCTGGAGGACACTCGGCGGGCAGTCGAGCCCGTCCCCGCCTAG
- a CDS encoding DUF899 family protein: MSTRATALHDAGLPPTTHRAAYEAQIQQLRRREKAHTCEADAIAAARRRLPMVEVDGSSELLGPEGSTTLLDAFEGRRQLLAYYFMWWPGRPAADQCEGCTYYTNQVAELSGLHSRDITFAVLLQGRNTAYGPGDAQESYDASRRYRKFMGWTMPWYSAQPSLEALLPGRELGLFHLVSYARDGDRVFETYWTTRRGVQAMDYNYAMMDLTVWGRQESWEDSPAGWPQACTNVRTDAGAPAWTPTPDWTGRPVGQWPRLDAGHDDALGTGDTGPTPTPAPCH, encoded by the coding sequence ATGAGCACGCGCGCCACGGCTCTCCACGACGCCGGCCTACCGCCCACCACCCACCGGGCGGCATACGAGGCCCAGATCCAGCAGCTGCGCCGACGGGAGAAGGCACATACCTGCGAGGCGGACGCGATCGCGGCAGCCCGTCGTCGGCTGCCGATGGTGGAAGTGGACGGCAGCTCGGAGCTGCTCGGCCCCGAAGGCTCGACCACGCTCCTCGACGCGTTCGAGGGACGCCGCCAGCTGCTGGCCTACTACTTCATGTGGTGGCCCGGACGTCCGGCCGCAGACCAGTGCGAGGGCTGCACCTACTACACCAACCAGGTCGCCGAACTGTCGGGCCTGCACTCACGCGACATCACCTTCGCAGTCCTCCTCCAGGGTCGCAACACCGCCTACGGGCCGGGTGACGCACAGGAGTCCTACGACGCGAGCCGGCGGTACCGGAAGTTCATGGGCTGGACCATGCCCTGGTACTCCGCCCAACCCTCACTCGAGGCGCTGCTCCCCGGCCGCGAGCTCGGGCTGTTCCACCTGGTCAGCTATGCCCGCGACGGCGACCGCGTCTTCGAGACCTACTGGACGACGCGACGCGGCGTGCAGGCGATGGACTACAACTACGCGATGATGGACCTGACCGTCTGGGGGCGTCAGGAGTCCTGGGAGGACTCGCCGGCCGGTTGGCCCCAAGCCTGCACCAACGTCCGCACCGACGCCGGCGCGCCTGCCTGGACACCCACGCCAGACTGGACCGGCCGCCCTGTCGGCCAGTGGCCCCGCCTCGATGCCGGACACGACGACGCCCTCGGGACCGGGGACACCGGACCCACGCCCACCCCAGCGCCCTGTCACTGA
- a CDS encoding type II CAAX endopeptidase family protein, with the protein MTTAPPPGTSYHRLARTDRHRWWRPLLGSLLVLGGTFLVLCLLFGIGAAIAAATGRPTGPDGLPALGALADLVLLLASIGAALPFVLLAARWVQARPAGTVSSVLGRLRWRWLGWCALVSVPAVLLLLVGSFGLLALTGSVDDAGAAGTGWPGWAGFLGALALLLLLVPFQAAAEEYLFRGWLLQAVGAFLRTPWPAITLQALLFASAHGWGTGWGFADLAVVGGVLGWLTIRTGGLEAAVALHVVNNLVSFAGAAALGQLASEETAADGPWEMFVVSLLVHAGYAVVVLRLAGRRRLPTRSAEQPAPAPGDPAAIAPGRPLPLPGHPLPPPGAQIPAPGHPIPIPAHQAAAPGQPDAAPGPPQAVADPAPADPVPAGPVPAGPVPAGPVPAPPLSAGETPGRSVS; encoded by the coding sequence ATGACGACCGCACCCCCGCCCGGCACCTCCTACCACCGGCTGGCCCGCACCGACCGGCACCGCTGGTGGCGCCCGCTGCTCGGCAGCCTGCTGGTCCTCGGCGGCACCTTCCTGGTGCTCTGCCTGCTGTTCGGGATCGGCGCCGCGATCGCCGCCGCCACCGGACGTCCGACCGGTCCGGACGGCCTGCCGGCACTGGGCGCGCTCGCCGACCTCGTACTGCTGCTGGCCTCGATCGGCGCCGCCCTGCCGTTCGTACTCCTCGCGGCCCGCTGGGTGCAGGCCCGTCCGGCCGGTACGGTCTCCTCGGTACTCGGCCGGTTGCGCTGGCGCTGGCTCGGCTGGTGCGCCCTGGTCTCCGTGCCGGCGGTGCTGCTGTTGCTGGTCGGCAGCTTCGGGCTGCTCGCCTTGACCGGCAGTGTGGACGACGCCGGGGCCGCCGGGACCGGCTGGCCGGGCTGGGCCGGTTTCCTCGGCGCACTGGCCCTGCTGCTCCTGCTGGTGCCGTTCCAGGCCGCCGCCGAGGAGTACCTCTTCCGGGGTTGGCTGTTGCAGGCCGTCGGGGCGTTCCTCCGCACACCGTGGCCGGCGATCACCCTCCAGGCCCTGCTCTTCGCCTCGGCCCACGGCTGGGGCACCGGATGGGGCTTCGCCGACCTGGCGGTGGTGGGCGGCGTACTCGGCTGGCTGACCATCCGGACCGGCGGGTTGGAGGCGGCGGTCGCGCTGCACGTCGTGAACAACCTGGTCTCGTTCGCCGGGGCGGCGGCCCTGGGGCAGCTCGCCAGTGAGGAGACGGCCGCGGACGGCCCCTGGGAGATGTTCGTGGTGAGCCTGCTGGTGCACGCCGGGTATGCCGTCGTGGTGCTCCGGCTGGCCGGCCGCCGCCGGTTGCCGACCCGCTCAGCCGAGCAACCGGCCCCCGCACCCGGCGATCCGGCGGCGATCGCGCCCGGCCGTCCGCTCCCCCTGCCCGGACACCCGCTCCCGCCGCCGGGAGCCCAGATCCCCGCGCCAGGACACCCGATCCCCATACCGGCACACCAGGCCGCCGCCCCCGGACAACCCGACGCCGCCCCGGGACCTCCGCAAGCCGTCGCCGATCCGGCTCCGGCGGACCCGGTGCCAGCGGGCCCGGTGCCAGCGGGCCCGGTGCCAGCGGGCCCGGTGCCAGCACCACCGCTGTCAGCTGGGGAAACGCCCGGCCGATCGGTGAGCTGA
- a CDS encoding metalloregulator ArsR/SmtB family transcription factor, with amino-acid sequence MTVTSETVVHVCAALGDETRWSILTALGEGPASASALATRMPVSRQAITKHLEILQRVGLVKPVRVGREIRYQVLGAELSATARRLDAIGSEWERRLADIKAIAEDL; translated from the coding sequence ATGACGGTGACCTCGGAGACGGTGGTCCACGTGTGCGCCGCGCTGGGCGACGAAACCCGCTGGAGCATCCTGACCGCGCTGGGCGAGGGCCCTGCCTCCGCCTCGGCGCTGGCAACCCGGATGCCCGTCAGTCGTCAGGCGATCACCAAGCACCTCGAGATCCTCCAGCGGGTCGGGCTGGTCAAACCGGTCCGGGTCGGCCGCGAGATTCGCTACCAGGTGCTCGGCGCGGAGCTGAGCGCGACCGCACGCCGCCTCGACGCCATCGGCAGCGAGTGGGAGCGGCGTCTCGCAGACATCAAGGCGATTGCGGAGGACCTCTGA
- a CDS encoding PfkB family carbohydrate kinase, producing MTPGGPPPAPPTGGGGPPHRIVVVGDVVTDVLAVLAGPVAPGSDTSAEIRVTGGGQAANTAAWLAWQGCPVTLVGAVGVDDAGSSRIAELTTLGVHCAVRRDPDAPTGTVIVLAGDGERTMVTQRGANLRLTPEQVDAALGETLDAGHLHLSAYTLLDAGSRRAGLAALAAARGRGLSTSVDAASAEPLRRVGAPAFLAWVRDADLLLANADEAVVLAGPGTPAAQARTLTRVARHVVVKDGAAGAVWAERGGPVVSVPARRVPVRDVTGAGDAFAAGLLAARIGGASPAEALDRAAELGAAAVGTLGARPPAERS from the coding sequence ATGACGCCCGGAGGTCCTCCTCCGGCTCCGCCGACGGGCGGGGGTGGGCCGCCGCACCGGATCGTCGTGGTCGGCGACGTCGTCACCGACGTGCTGGCGGTGCTGGCCGGACCGGTGGCGCCCGGCTCCGACACCTCGGCCGAGATCCGGGTCACCGGCGGTGGCCAGGCCGCCAACACCGCAGCCTGGCTGGCCTGGCAGGGCTGCCCGGTCACCCTGGTCGGCGCCGTCGGCGTGGACGACGCCGGCAGCTCCCGGATCGCCGAGCTGACCACGCTGGGCGTGCACTGTGCGGTGCGCCGGGATCCGGACGCCCCGACCGGCACCGTCATCGTGCTGGCCGGCGACGGCGAGCGGACCATGGTCACCCAGCGCGGGGCGAACCTCCGGCTGACTCCGGAGCAGGTCGACGCGGCGCTGGGCGAAACCCTGGACGCGGGGCATCTGCACCTGTCGGCGTACACCCTGTTGGACGCCGGGTCGCGCCGGGCCGGGCTGGCCGCGCTGGCCGCCGCGCGCGGGCGCGGCCTCAGCACCAGCGTCGACGCGGCCTCCGCCGAACCGTTGCGCCGGGTCGGTGCGCCCGCGTTCCTGGCCTGGGTACGCGATGCCGACCTGCTGCTCGCCAACGCGGACGAGGCGGTGGTGCTGGCCGGACCGGGTACGCCCGCGGCGCAGGCACGCACGCTGACCAGGGTGGCCCGGCACGTGGTGGTGAAGGACGGTGCCGCCGGTGCGGTCTGGGCCGAACGCGGCGGCCCGGTGGTCTCCGTGCCGGCCCGGCGGGTGCCGGTGCGCGACGTGACCGGGGCCGGGGACGCGTTCGCGGCCGGCCTGCTGGCGGCCCGGATCGGCGGCGCCAGCCCGGCCGAGGCGCTGGACCGGGCGGCCGAACTCGGCGCGGCGGCGGTCGGCACCCTCGGGGCCCGGCCGCCGGCCGAGCGGAGTTGA
- a CDS encoding SRPBCC domain-containing protein: protein MTDNPLSIVDHDTFTVRRTIRIAAPVEKVWRAVTEPEHISRWFGHTVLVGDGDGAGAGAGAGAGAGAGAGAGAEGTIVWPDESAIPIRVEEMDRPRMVSYRWCNSEGAEPVPGQLDHGHSTVFTFTLEPVGGDTQLTVVETGFETSADPAADLDSHRLGWDEQLDRLVGALEAR, encoded by the coding sequence ATGACCGACAACCCGCTGTCCATCGTCGACCACGACACCTTCACCGTGCGACGTACGATCCGGATCGCCGCTCCGGTCGAGAAGGTGTGGCGCGCCGTCACCGAACCCGAGCACATCTCCCGCTGGTTCGGGCACACAGTGCTCGTCGGCGACGGCGACGGCGCCGGAGCCGGAGCCGGAGCCGGAGCCGGAGCCGGAGCCGGAGCCGGAGCCGGAGCCGAGGGCACAATCGTCTGGCCGGACGAATCCGCCATCCCGATCCGCGTCGAAGAGATGGATCGGCCACGGATGGTCTCCTACCGGTGGTGTAACAGCGAGGGCGCCGAACCGGTGCCGGGTCAGCTCGACCATGGCCATTCGACGGTGTTCACGTTCACCCTCGAGCCGGTGGGCGGCGACACACAGCTCACCGTGGTCGAGACAGGGTTCGAGACCTCTGCCGACCCCGCCGCCGATCTCGACAGCCACCGTCTCGGCTGGGACGAGCAGCTGGACCGGCTCGTCGGCGCGCTCGAGGCCCGGTGA
- a CDS encoding HhH-GPD-type base excision DNA repair protein, producing the protein MPLSLPIDAEANELLRRDPLALLIGMVLDQQVSMEKAFAGPYELVKRLGHVPDAAELAGFDPEALAAIFAERPALHRFPKAMAARVQEVCRALVERYDGDPSRLWSGAEDGRELLKRITGLPGFGRQKGQIFLALLGKRFGVQPPGWREAAGDYGLDGVHHSVADVVDESSLAKVRQHKQQMKAAAKAAAAPG; encoded by the coding sequence ATGCCACTCTCGCTGCCCATCGACGCCGAAGCCAACGAACTGCTCCGGCGGGACCCGCTAGCGCTGTTGATCGGAATGGTGCTGGACCAGCAGGTCAGCATGGAGAAGGCGTTCGCCGGCCCGTACGAGTTGGTCAAGCGGCTCGGGCACGTCCCGGACGCGGCCGAGTTGGCCGGCTTCGATCCGGAGGCGCTGGCCGCGATCTTCGCCGAGCGGCCCGCCCTGCACCGGTTCCCCAAGGCCATGGCAGCTCGGGTGCAGGAGGTGTGCCGAGCCCTCGTCGAGCGGTACGACGGTGACCCGAGCCGGCTCTGGTCCGGGGCCGAGGACGGCCGTGAACTGCTGAAGCGGATCACCGGGCTGCCCGGCTTCGGCAGGCAGAAGGGGCAGATCTTCCTGGCTCTGCTCGGCAAACGCTTCGGTGTGCAGCCGCCCGGCTGGCGGGAGGCGGCCGGCGACTACGGGCTCGACGGCGTCCACCACTCCGTCGCCGACGTGGTGGACGAGTCGTCCCTGGCCAAGGTGCGCCAGCACAAGCAGCAGATGAAGGCCGCCGCCAAGGCCGCAGCCGCCCCGGGCTGA
- a CDS encoding pseudouridine-5'-phosphate glycosidase — translation MTDYQIRYGAEVAEALRADRPVVALESTIVSHGLPRPDNLRVAREIEAAVRADGAVPATIGMVDGDLVVGLDDTQLTRLASSDGVAKLSVRDLALAAATRADGATTVAATSAVAAAAGIRVFATGGLGGVHREAAQTFDESADLTALSGTPIAVVCAGVKSILDVGATLERLETLGVAVVGYRSRRFPGFFVTDGGFDLDWSVDSPEQVAAALAARAGHGVSAGALIVANPLPTDEQLDPALHDRTLADGLARLAAEAVTGKAVTPFLLAHFHSATDGASLAVNVRIILRNAALAARIAVAAAGRR, via the coding sequence GTGACCGATTATCAGATCCGGTACGGCGCCGAGGTGGCCGAGGCACTGCGCGCCGACCGCCCCGTCGTCGCCCTGGAGAGCACCATCGTCTCGCACGGCCTGCCCCGCCCGGACAACCTGCGGGTGGCCCGCGAGATCGAAGCGGCGGTACGCGCCGACGGGGCGGTCCCGGCCACCATCGGAATGGTCGACGGCGACCTCGTGGTGGGCCTCGACGACACCCAGCTGACCCGGCTCGCCTCCTCGGACGGCGTGGCGAAGCTCTCCGTACGCGATCTGGCGCTGGCCGCCGCCACCCGGGCCGACGGGGCCACCACGGTGGCCGCCACCAGTGCGGTCGCGGCGGCAGCCGGGATCCGGGTATTCGCCACCGGCGGCCTCGGCGGGGTGCACCGGGAGGCGGCGCAGACCTTCGACGAGTCGGCCGACCTGACCGCGCTCTCCGGTACCCCGATCGCGGTGGTCTGCGCCGGGGTGAAGTCGATCCTCGACGTCGGCGCGACCCTGGAGCGGCTGGAGACGCTGGGTGTGGCGGTGGTCGGTTACCGCAGCCGCCGGTTCCCCGGCTTCTTCGTCACCGACGGCGGCTTCGACCTGGACTGGTCGGTCGATTCGCCGGAACAGGTGGCCGCCGCGCTCGCGGCCCGGGCCGGGCACGGGGTCTCGGCCGGCGCGCTGATCGTGGCCAACCCGCTCCCCACCGACGAGCAGCTCGACCCGGCCCTGCACGACCGCACCCTGGCCGACGGCCTGGCCCGGCTCGCCGCCGAGGCAGTGACCGGCAAGGCGGTCACCCCGTTCCTGCTGGCCCACTTCCACTCCGCCACCGACGGTGCCAGCCTGGCGGTCAACGTCCGGATCATCCTGCGCAACGCCGCGCTCGCCGCCCGGATCGCCGTGGCCGCCGCCGGCCGGCGATGA
- a CDS encoding peptidase inhibitor family I36 protein: MGAPARSADLPKPVSEYLAAHPGGVLLDDNEISYAGGRFVVALTRPAHTRAAVADCPQGWFCFYDRTSYGYPRGRLSDCGRQDLAAWGWRYRVESAHYNLSSGSVAFLYSGSRLFSVGAAARALGDVAPYRNWATHVHRYC, from the coding sequence GTGGGCGCACCGGCCCGGTCGGCCGATCTCCCGAAACCGGTCTCCGAATATCTCGCCGCGCACCCCGGTGGCGTGCTGCTCGACGACAACGAGATCAGTTACGCCGGGGGACGGTTCGTCGTCGCCCTGACCCGGCCCGCCCATACCCGGGCCGCCGTCGCCGACTGCCCGCAGGGCTGGTTCTGCTTCTACGACCGCACCAGCTACGGCTATCCCCGGGGCAGGCTCTCCGACTGCGGCCGGCAGGACCTGGCCGCATGGGGTTGGCGGTACCGGGTCGAATCCGCGCACTACAACCTCTCCAGCGGGTCGGTGGCGTTCCTCTACAGCGGCAGTCGACTCTTCTCGGTCGGCGCCGCCGCACGGGCCCTCGGCGACGTCGCGCCGTACCGGAACTGGGCCACCCACGTGCACCGGTACTGCTGA
- a CDS encoding methyltransferase, with amino-acid sequence MDGNEMLLSPAGVDQLRTALTRAGYTSSGIADRLGPAATSGLARNDFRAALRATDDRDPLATLIRLFVCAQTEPEPAVRAAFDPLPLPEALGGGLLERVGDGFRQGVDLEPYGDSWWILSDVPADARPGQPLAADHVLGIGGATTTLVGATVRRPVGNALDLGTGSGVQALHLAEHARSVTATDVSDRSLRFAATTAALNGHRWELLKGDLVAPVAGRRFDLVVSNPPFVVGPGTTTHSYRDSGRVGDGIAAELAAAAPGLLTEGGTMQYLANWLHVAGEDWGERVAGWFAGTGLDAWVIQREVADPMAYVDLWLADASEAADPHRVAAWLDWFDAQKVEAVGFGVVSLRQGGHVDPVVRVEDLRQAVQPPMGEQIAAWFDRQDWLRTRDDDALLATRFRAVDGLKLRQEASMGSDGWVVDRQVLAQSHGLRWTEEVDPLVLALVGGANGQVPLREQLAVLALAHDVPAEDLADAAGPIIAHLVERGVLTPVAD; translated from the coding sequence GTGGACGGGAACGAGATGCTGCTGTCCCCGGCTGGGGTGGACCAGCTCCGGACGGCACTGACCAGGGCGGGCTACACGTCGAGCGGCATCGCCGACCGGCTCGGCCCGGCGGCCACCAGCGGCCTGGCCCGCAACGACTTCCGGGCGGCGCTGCGGGCCACCGACGACCGCGACCCGCTCGCCACCCTGATCCGGCTCTTCGTCTGCGCCCAGACCGAGCCGGAGCCGGCGGTACGGGCCGCCTTCGACCCGCTGCCACTGCCCGAGGCGCTCGGCGGAGGGCTGCTCGAACGGGTCGGCGACGGGTTCCGGCAGGGCGTCGACCTGGAGCCGTACGGCGACTCCTGGTGGATTCTCTCCGACGTGCCGGCGGACGCCCGGCCGGGCCAGCCACTCGCCGCCGACCACGTGCTCGGGATCGGCGGGGCGACCACCACCCTGGTCGGGGCGACCGTCCGGCGGCCGGTCGGCAACGCCCTCGACCTCGGCACCGGCAGCGGCGTGCAGGCCCTGCACCTGGCCGAACACGCCCGCTCGGTGACCGCCACCGACGTCTCCGACCGGTCGCTGCGGTTCGCCGCCACCACCGCCGCGCTGAACGGTCACCGCTGGGAACTGCTCAAGGGTGACCTGGTCGCCCCGGTGGCCGGCCGCCGCTTCGACCTGGTGGTGAGCAACCCGCCGTTCGTGGTCGGGCCCGGCACCACCACGCACAGCTACCGGGACTCGGGCCGGGTCGGTGACGGGATCGCCGCCGAGCTGGCCGCCGCCGCACCGGGGCTGCTCACCGAGGGCGGCACCATGCAGTACCTGGCCAACTGGCTGCACGTGGCCGGGGAGGACTGGGGCGAGCGGGTGGCCGGGTGGTTCGCCGGTACCGGCCTGGACGCCTGGGTCATCCAACGCGAGGTCGCCGACCCGATGGCGTACGTCGACCTGTGGCTCGCCGACGCCAGCGAGGCGGCCGACCCGCACCGGGTGGCCGCCTGGCTGGACTGGTTCGACGCGCAGAAGGTGGAGGCGGTCGGCTTCGGCGTGGTGAGCCTGCGCCAGGGTGGGCACGTCGATCCGGTGGTACGGGTCGAGGACCTGCGGCAGGCCGTACAGCCGCCGATGGGCGAGCAGATCGCGGCCTGGTTCGACCGGCAGGACTGGCTGCGCACCCGGGACGACGACGCGCTGCTGGCCACCCGGTTCCGGGCGGTCGACGGGCTGAAGCTGCGCCAGGAGGCGTCGATGGGCTCCGACGGCTGGGTGGTGGACCGGCAGGTGCTGGCCCAGTCGCACGGGCTGCGCTGGACCGAGGAGGTGGATCCGCTGGTGCTCGCCCTGGTCGGCGGGGCCAACGGTCAGGTGCCGCTGCGCGAGCAGCTCGCGGTGCTGGCGCTGGCCCACGACGTACCCGCGGAGGATCTTGCCGACGCAGCCGGGCCGATCATCGCGCACCTGGTGGAACGCGGCGTCCTGACACCCGTGGCAGACTGA
- a CDS encoding cupin domain-containing protein, translating into MTTPNRPPTAEHLDLAPHPEGGWFRETWRSAHAFTPDGYTGPRAAATAIYFLLNPGERSRWHVVRSDELWLWHSGGPLRLWLGGAAEEPATTPTEIRLGPEVAAGERPQAVVPGGVWQSAEPAGEQPVLVSCVVAPGFDFADFRLA; encoded by the coding sequence GTGACGACGCCGAACCGACCCCCGACCGCCGAGCACCTCGACCTGGCGCCGCATCCGGAGGGCGGCTGGTTCCGCGAGACCTGGCGCTCGGCGCACGCCTTCACCCCCGACGGGTACACCGGTCCGCGGGCCGCCGCGACCGCGATCTACTTCCTGCTGAATCCCGGGGAGCGGTCCCGCTGGCACGTCGTCCGCTCCGACGAGCTGTGGCTGTGGCACTCGGGCGGCCCGCTGCGGCTCTGGCTCGGCGGCGCGGCCGAGGAGCCGGCGACGACGCCGACCGAGATCCGGCTCGGCCCGGAGGTGGCCGCCGGTGAGCGGCCGCAGGCGGTGGTCCCCGGCGGTGTCTGGCAGTCGGCCGAGCCGGCGGGCGAGCAGCCGGTCCTGGTGAGCTGCGTGGTGGCGCCGGGCTTCGACTTCGCCGACTTCCGACTGGCCTGA
- a CDS encoding DUF3099 domain-containing protein — MKRQAYQPILITDASRSQDDQLHSRQRRYLVMMSVRALCVVVGAILVGAKAPLLWLWLPLCAVGMVLIPWLAVLLANDRPPKEEHRIGARMRRNHLDQTPPRALPAEERPHRVIDAEP, encoded by the coding sequence GTGAAGCGTCAGGCGTACCAGCCGATCCTGATCACCGACGCCTCACGCAGCCAGGACGACCAGTTGCACAGCCGGCAGCGTCGCTACCTCGTGATGATGTCGGTGCGGGCGCTCTGTGTCGTCGTCGGTGCCATCCTGGTCGGCGCCAAGGCGCCGCTGCTCTGGCTCTGGCTGCCGCTCTGTGCCGTCGGCATGGTCCTGATCCCCTGGCTGGCCGTGCTGCTCGCGAACGACCGCCCGCCGAAGGAGGAGCACCGGATCGGCGCGCGGATGCGGCGGAACCATCTCGACCAGACGCCGCCCCGGGCGCTGCCCGCCGAGGAACGCCCGCACCGGGTGATCGACGCCGAGCCCTGA